A window of the Thalassospira indica genome harbors these coding sequences:
- the rsfS gene encoding ribosome silencing factor encodes MATIGTAKQTLTSGEMLSLIQRTLEDDKAEDLVTIDLTDKTSLADHMIIATGSSSRRVASMAEHLVEAIKDAGQGRALAEGKEQGDWVLVDTGDVIVHLFRPEVRAFYNIEEMWGVENPALKQQAARLY; translated from the coding sequence GTGGCGACCATAGGTACCGCAAAACAGACTCTGACCTCCGGCGAAATGCTCTCGCTGATCCAGAGAACGCTCGAAGATGACAAGGCCGAAGACCTTGTTACCATTGATCTGACCGATAAAACCTCCCTTGCCGATCACATGATCATCGCAACCGGCTCGTCATCGCGCCGGGTCGCATCCATGGCTGAACACCTTGTCGAAGCCATCAAGGATGCCGGTCAGGGCCGTGCACTGGCAGAAGGCAAGGAACAGGGTGACTGGGTTCTGGTCGATACGGGCGATGTCATCGTTCATCTTTTCCGTCCGGAAGTTCGTGCCTTTTACAACATCGAAGAGATGTGGGGCGTTGAAAACCCGGCTCTGAAACAGCAGGCAGCGCGGCTGTACTAA
- a CDS encoding ABCB family ABC transporter ATP-binding protein/permease, producing the protein MGSDQPTARAEFGVVKTFLPYLWPRGEFELKVRVVLALLFLVGAKVANVYIPVLYKYAVDALGGGDKAGDAAANAAQSGSTDTTALIVVPVALIVGYGLVRILVSAFGEMRDAVFAKVAQRAIRRSALSVFEHLHGLSLRFHLDRQMGGLSRAIERGVKGIEFLLSFMLFNILPTLLEIFMVSIILWALYDVWFALITFTTIVIYIVFTLVVTEWRMKFRREMNKRDDEANTKAIDSLINYETVKYFNNEAHESTRYDKALRGYEVAAVQSQVSLSKLNVGQGAIIAVGLVLNMLLAAQGVKDGSMTVGDFVLVNTYLLQLYMPLNFLGFVYRQIKQSLTDMERMFSLLDVEKEVEDKAGAKSLACDAATVRFEDVHFSYNPDRKILKGVSFEVPAGKTVAVVGPSGAGKSTLTRLMFRFYDVSGGKITIDGQDIRDVTQNSLRREIGIVPQDTVLFNDTIAYNISYGRPGSAQGEIENVAKLASIDGFIAGLPDGFKTMVGERGLKLSGGEKQRVSIARMLLKRPKIMIFDEATSALDTRTEKDIQQALREVSRGHTTLIIAHRLSTVIDADEIIVLRDGQVAERGRHQELLDRDGLYAEMWAQQQEIRQAEEILAHAGEIPG; encoded by the coding sequence ATGGGTTCCGATCAACCGACTGCGCGGGCAGAGTTCGGCGTCGTGAAGACGTTCCTGCCCTATTTGTGGCCGCGCGGCGAGTTTGAGCTGAAGGTGCGTGTTGTTCTGGCTCTGCTGTTTCTGGTCGGGGCCAAGGTGGCAAACGTCTATATCCCGGTGCTGTACAAATACGCGGTCGATGCGCTTGGCGGTGGTGACAAGGCCGGTGATGCGGCGGCAAACGCCGCCCAGTCAGGATCGACAGACACCACAGCCCTGATTGTCGTGCCGGTGGCGCTGATTGTCGGTTATGGCCTTGTGCGGATTCTGGTGTCGGCCTTTGGCGAGATGCGTGATGCGGTCTTTGCCAAGGTAGCCCAGCGCGCCATCCGCAGATCCGCCTTAAGCGTTTTTGAGCACCTGCATGGTTTGTCGCTGCGGTTCCATCTGGATCGTCAGATGGGCGGGCTTTCGCGTGCGATTGAACGCGGGGTGAAGGGCATTGAATTTCTTCTGTCCTTCATGCTGTTCAACATCCTGCCGACCTTGCTTGAGATCTTCATGGTCTCGATCATCCTGTGGGCGCTTTATGATGTCTGGTTTGCGCTGATCACCTTTACCACCATCGTGATCTATATCGTCTTCACGCTGGTGGTGACCGAATGGCGTATGAAGTTCCGTCGCGAAATGAACAAGCGCGATGACGAGGCCAACACCAAGGCCATCGACAGTCTGATCAACTACGAAACCGTCAAATATTTCAACAACGAAGCCCATGAATCGACCCGCTATGACAAGGCGCTGCGGGGCTATGAAGTAGCGGCTGTGCAGTCGCAAGTCTCACTTTCCAAGCTCAATGTCGGGCAGGGCGCGATTATTGCCGTCGGCCTTGTTCTGAACATGTTGCTGGCTGCCCAGGGGGTTAAGGACGGCAGCATGACGGTCGGTGACTTCGTTCTGGTGAACACCTATTTGCTGCAGCTATACATGCCGCTCAACTTCCTTGGGTTTGTCTATCGCCAGATCAAGCAGTCGCTAACCGATATGGAACGCATGTTCTCGCTTCTGGATGTCGAAAAGGAAGTCGAAGACAAGGCGGGTGCCAAAAGCCTTGCCTGTGATGCGGCAACCGTCCGGTTCGAAGATGTGCATTTCTCCTACAACCCGGATCGCAAGATCCTTAAGGGGGTCAGCTTTGAAGTGCCAGCAGGCAAAACCGTTGCCGTGGTTGGGCCAAGCGGGGCAGGCAAATCGACCCTGACGCGGTTGATGTTCCGGTTTTATGATGTTTCGGGTGGCAAGATCACGATTGATGGTCAGGATATCCGCGATGTGACGCAGAACTCGCTTCGTCGCGAAATTGGTATCGTGCCGCAGGATACCGTCCTGTTTAACGATACCATTGCCTATAACATTTCCTATGGCCGTCCCGGTTCGGCACAGGGCGAGATCGAAAATGTTGCGAAGCTTGCCAGCATCGACGGATTTATCGCAGGCCTTCCCGACGGCTTCAAAACCATGGTTGGCGAACGTGGCCTGAAACTTTCGGGCGGTGAAAAGCAACGCGTGTCGATTGCGCGCATGTTGCTCAAACGTCCGAAAATCATGATCTTTGACGAAGCCACATCCGCCCTTGATACCCGCACCGAAAAGGATATCCAGCAGGCGCTTCGTGAAGTGTCGCGCGGGCATACAACCCTGATCATTGCGCATCGATTGTCCACGGTGATTGATGCCGATGAAATCATCGTGCTGCGCGATGGGCAGGTGGCCGAACGCGGTCGCCATCAGGAATTGCTGGACCGTGATGGTCTGTATGCCGAGATGTGGGCCCAGCAACAGGAAATCCGCCAGGCCGAGGAAATCCTCGCCCACGCGGGTGAAATTCCAGGCTGA
- the rlmH gene encoding 23S rRNA (pseudouridine(1915)-N(3))-methyltransferase RlmH — MQITLAAVGRMKAGPEKDLFDHYAARLRWPFVLREVEEKKKLPPNQLKDREADLLLGVIPENAFLIALDERGKEYGSIEFSQKLEGWMDQYAGNIAFAIGGADGHGAALKSRANTLWSLGKATWPHMLVRALISEQLFRAHAIQTNHPYHRE, encoded by the coding sequence ATGCAAATTACCCTTGCTGCGGTGGGACGGATGAAAGCCGGCCCCGAGAAAGATCTTTTTGACCATTACGCCGCCCGACTGCGCTGGCCCTTTGTGCTGCGCGAAGTCGAAGAAAAAAAGAAACTCCCGCCCAATCAGCTTAAAGACCGCGAAGCGGATCTCCTGCTTGGCGTCATTCCGGAAAATGCCTTCCTGATCGCGCTCGATGAGCGCGGCAAGGAATATGGATCGATCGAGTTTTCGCAGAAGCTTGAAGGCTGGATGGATCAATATGCCGGTAATATCGCCTTTGCCATTGGCGGGGCGGACGGGCATGGCGCAGCCCTTAAATCACGGGCCAATACGCTTTGGTCGCTGGGCAAGGCCACATGGCCGCATATGCTGGTCCGCGCCCTGATTTCCGAACAGCTGTTTCGCGCCCACGCCATTCAGACCAACCATCCCTATCACCGCGAATAA
- a CDS encoding glutamate-5-semialdehyde dehydrogenase — MTALASIESQDIAALMRDMGIKARKAALELAQVPAEPKEAALKAAAAKLRENADTILEANTKDMEAGRAKGLTAALLDRLALDSNRIEGIAKGIEAVAQLPDPVGRELARWSPEHNGLDIARVSVPLGVIGIIYESRPNVTADAGAMCIKSGNAAILRGGSESFHSSRAIFDCMVAGIREAGLPENALQMIPVTDRAAVGEMLKLSDYIDVIVPRGGKSLISRITDESRIPLFKHLEGLCHTYVHASADPQKAVDIVVNAKMRRVGICGATETILIDSSVAGRLLPRISEALVAKSCELRGDETAQAIDGRIKPATADDWVTEYLDAIVSIKVVSGVQEAVDHINTFGSHHTDAIVAENATATATFLNGVDSGIVIVNASTQFADGGEFGMGAEIGISTGKLHARGPVGVEQLTSYKYIVRGNGQTRP, encoded by the coding sequence ATGACGGCGCTTGCCAGTATCGAAAGCCAGGATATCGCAGCACTGATGCGCGATATGGGAATCAAGGCCCGCAAGGCGGCACTCGAACTCGCACAGGTCCCGGCCGAGCCAAAGGAAGCTGCCCTTAAGGCCGCAGCCGCCAAACTGCGCGAAAACGCAGATACCATCCTTGAAGCCAACACAAAGGACATGGAAGCCGGTCGCGCCAAAGGCCTGACGGCAGCCTTGCTGGACCGTCTGGCACTGGATTCTAATCGCATCGAAGGCATTGCCAAGGGTATTGAGGCCGTTGCCCAGCTGCCCGATCCCGTCGGTCGTGAGCTTGCGCGCTGGAGCCCGGAACATAACGGCCTTGATATCGCACGCGTATCTGTCCCGCTTGGCGTGATTGGCATCATCTATGAAAGCCGCCCGAATGTGACGGCCGATGCCGGTGCGATGTGCATCAAGTCGGGTAATGCCGCCATCCTGCGTGGTGGTTCGGAAAGCTTTCACTCATCGCGTGCGATTTTTGACTGCATGGTGGCTGGCATCCGGGAAGCGGGCCTGCCCGAAAATGCTCTTCAGATGATCCCGGTAACGGATCGTGCCGCGGTTGGCGAGATGCTGAAACTGTCGGATTACATTGATGTCATCGTCCCGCGCGGCGGCAAGTCGCTGATTTCGCGCATCACGGATGAAAGCCGCATTCCGCTGTTCAAGCATCTGGAAGGGCTTTGCCACACCTATGTCCATGCCAGTGCCGATCCGCAAAAGGCGGTCGACATTGTTGTGAATGCCAAGATGCGCCGCGTCGGGATTTGCGGTGCGACGGAAACCATCCTGATCGATAGTTCGGTCGCAGGCCGTCTGTTACCCCGCATTTCCGAGGCACTGGTTGCCAAGAGCTGCGAACTTCGCGGGGATGAAACCGCGCAGGCGATTGATGGCCGCATCAAACCGGCCACCGCCGACGATTGGGTCACCGAATATCTTGATGCGATTGTGTCGATCAAGGTTGTGTCAGGTGTGCAAGAGGCGGTTGATCACATCAACACGTTCGGATCGCACCATACCGATGCCATCGTTGCCGAAAACGCCACCGCAACGGCCACCTTCCTCAACGGGGTGGATTCCGGGATCGTCATCGTAAACGCATCAACCCAGTTCGCAGATGGTGGCGAATTTGGCATGGGGGCCGAGATCGGCATTTCGACCGGCAAGCTGCATGCACGTGGCCCGGTCGGAGTCGAACAGCTGACCAGCTATAAATACATTGTTCGTGGTAACGGTCAGACCCGTCCATGA
- a CDS encoding nicotinate-nucleotide adenylyltransferase produces MTSSAPRSHAAPPRVGLLGGSFNPAHEGHLHISLEALKRLQLDAVWWLVSPQNPLKSSTGMADLADRFDSALMMAKHPRIVVSAIETELGTRYTADTLAALQRRFTRTKFVWLMGADNLAQFHKWKWWERLILRAPIAVLDREGYSNKALSGTAARRMERWRIPMDRAGLLADLDVPAWVYLPIKRHPASSTAIRAEGRWQV; encoded by the coding sequence ATGACGTCATCTGCCCCCAGATCACATGCGGCCCCACCACGGGTCGGCCTGTTGGGCGGGTCGTTCAATCCCGCCCATGAAGGTCACCTTCATATATCGCTCGAAGCGTTGAAACGCCTACAGCTTGATGCGGTCTGGTGGCTGGTGTCACCGCAAAACCCGCTTAAGTCATCGACCGGCATGGCCGACCTTGCCGACCGCTTTGATTCGGCACTGATGATGGCAAAGCATCCCCGCATTGTTGTTTCTGCAATTGAAACCGAGCTTGGAACCCGCTATACGGCCGACACTCTTGCAGCCTTGCAACGCCGTTTTACCCGAACAAAGTTCGTTTGGCTGATGGGAGCAGACAACCTGGCCCAGTTCCATAAATGGAAATGGTGGGAAAGGTTGATTTTACGTGCTCCCATTGCGGTTCTCGACCGTGAAGGGTATTCTAACAAGGCATTGTCCGGAACCGCCGCGCGCCGTATGGAACGCTGGCGCATTCCCATGGACAGGGCGGGTTTGCTGGCCGATCTGGATGTTCCGGCCTGGGTATACCTGCCAATCAAGCGCCATCCGGCCTCTTCGACCGCAATTCGCGCCGAAGGCAGATGGCAGGTGTAA